Below is a genomic region from Sinorhizobium meliloti.
TCGCCGCACCGAGCCCCACCCAGACGGACTGCGTGACGGCTGCCGCCGCACCGGCGGCAAAGGCCGCACCGAGCATCTTGCCCTCGAGGCCGATGTCGAAGACGCCGGCGCGCTCGGTGAAGAGGCCGGCAAGGGCTGCGAAGACCAGCGGCACGGAGACGCGGATCGTCGATTCCAGGAGCACGACGAGAACGTGGAAGAAATCCATGGTTTCAGGCTTCCTTGGTCTGCACGACGGCGGCCGCGCGCTGACCCCGCGCCGAAAAGGCGCGCGTGATCGCCGGCCGGAACATGTTCTCGAGCGCCCCGGCAAAAAGGATCACGAGACCCTGGATGATGACGATCATGTCCCGGGAGATCGAAGGCATCTCGAAGGCGATCTCGGCGCCGCCCTGATAGAGCACGCCGAAAAGGATCGCGGCGGGAATGATGCCGCCCGGATGCGAGCGCCCCATCAGCGCGACCGCGATGCCGACGAAGCCGGCGCCTTGCACGAAATCGAGCTGCATGCGGAACTGCTCGCCCATGATCGGGTTCAGCGCCATCATGCCGGCAAGACCGCCTGATATCATCATGGCGACGACGGTGATGCGGCTTTCGCTGATACCGGCATAGCGCGCGGCAGACGGGCTATGGCCCATGGTGCGCATCTCGTAGCCGAGCCTGGTGCGCCAGATCAGCACCCAGACCGCGAAGGCGGCCGCCAGCGCCAGCAGGAACGAGATGTTGAACGGCGCCGTACCGATATTGAGGCCGAAGATCGACAGCAGCCAGTCGAGCTTCGGCAATTGCCCGCCCTCGGCGAAGGTCCGCGTCTGCGGCGCCATGGAGCCGAGCGGCTTCAGCACGCGGGTCAGCAGATAGACCATCAGGCTCGACGCGATGAAATTGAACATGATGGTGGTGATGACGATATGGCTGCCGCGTTTGGCCTGCAGCCAGCCGGGCAGGAACGCCCAGAGCGCGCCGAAGAAGGCAGAGCCGACGATGGCGAGCGGGAAGACCACGTACCAGGGCATCGTCTGGTCGAGCCAGAGGCAGGCGAGCGCCACGCCGATGCCGCCGACATAGGCCTGGCCCTCGCCGCCGATGTTGAAAAGACCGGCATGAAAGGCGACCGCCACCGCGAGTCCGGTGAAGATGAAGGTCGTCGCGTAATAGAGCGTGAAGCCGATATATTCGCCGCGGCCGAAGGCACCGTTGATGAGATGATAGGCGGCTTCGAGCGGGTTTTCGCCGACGAGGAGAACGACGAGGCCGGCGACGAGGAAGGCGACGGCAAGATTGATCAGCGGGATGAGGCCATATTCCACCCATCCCGGCAGTTTCGCATAGGGCGTACTCATTCTGCGGCCTCCTTGCGGCCTTCGACGCCGGCCATCAGCAGGCCGAGCTCGCCTTCGGTCGCCTCGGGGCTGCGTTCGCCGACGACGCGTCCGGCGAACATCACGAGGATGCGGTCGGAAAGGGAACGGATCTCGTCGAGTTCGACCGAGACCAGCAGAACGGCCTTGCCCTGATCGCGCATCTCGATGATCCGCTTGTGGATGAATTCGATTGCGCCGACATCTACGCCGCGGGTCGGCTGGCCGATGATGAGGACGTCCGGATCCCGCTCCATCTCGCGCGCAAGCACGACCTTCTGCTGGTTGCCGCCGGAGAAGTTGGCCGTCCTCAGCCGCGCATTCGGCGGGCGAATATCATATTTGGCAATCTTCTCCTCGGCATCCTTGCGGATCGCATCGATGTTCAGGAACATGCCGTTGGCGAAGCGCGGGTCATGGTGGTAACCGAGGATCGCGTTTTCGCACTCCTCGAATTTGAGCACGAGCCCGACGTGATGCCGGTCTTCCGGCACATGCGCCAGTCCGCGACCCCTGAGTTCGGCCGCGTCTGCGTTGCCCGTCACGTCCACCGGCCTGCCGTTGAGGAGAACCGTCCCGGAGGCGGCCTTGCGGATGCCGGCGATCGCTTCGAGCAGTTCCGACTGACCGTTGCCGGCCACGCCGGCGATGCCGACGATCTCGCCTGCACGAACATCGAAGGAGACGTTGTCGACCATGGTCACGCCGCGGCTGTCCTTGACCGTCAGCCCCTGGACGGCGAGCTTCACGTCACCGGGATTGCTCTCGCCCTTCTCGACACGAAGCAGCACGCGCCGGCCGACCATCAGCTCGGCCAGCTCCTCGACCGAGGTTTCACGCGTCGTGCGCGTCGCCACCATCTCGCCGCGGCGCATGACCGAGACCTCGTCGGTGATCGCCATGATCTCGCGCAGCTTATGGGTGATGAGGATGATCGTCTTTCCCTGAGCCTTGAGCTGGCCGAGGATGCGGAACAGGTGGTCCGCCTCGGCCGGCGTCAGGACGCCGGTCGGCTCGTCGAGGATCAGGATATCGGCCCGGCGATAAAGCGCCTTCAGGATCTCCACGCGCTGCTGCAGGCCGACCGGCAGCTCCTCGATCAGGGCGTCCGGATTGACCTCGAGGGCATATTCCTTCTCGAGCCGTTTCAGCTCCTGCCGCGCCTTGGCGATGCCCTTGTTGAGGATCTGGCTGTCCTCGGCGCCGAGCATGACGTTTTCGAGCACGGTGAAGTTCTCGACCAGCATGAAGTGCTGGTGGACCATGCCGATCCCAACGGAGATCGCCGCATTCGCATCGCGAATGGAAACAGGCTTGCCGTCGACCAGGATCTCACCGTTGTCGGCCTGATAGAAGCCATAAAGGATCGACATCAGCGTCGACTTGCCGGCACCGTTTTCCCCGATGATGCCGTGGATCGTGCCCTTGCGAACCCTAAGATTGATGTTCCTGTTGGCGTGGACCAGCCCGAAGCTCTTGTCTATTCCACGCAATTCGATGGCAATATTGTTCATATTGGCCTGCGATCCCCTTTTTGCCCGCTTCGGCTCATCGCAGAAACCGTGCCGACAATTTTTTTACCATTTGGTATAAGTTTATCATCGATTTTCAGGCGCGAAAGCCTGGGCGACGAGATCTCCTTATACTTTCATAGGATCGCTGGTGAGAGTCCAGCGCGAATATACACAGCTGCGTTGGTGCGGCCGGATAAGCCCCTCCCCCTTGTGGGGGGCTAGGGCATACACATCTGACCCTCCCGCGGGACCATTGCCTTGGGGCAGACGACAATGGTTTGACCTTCGCATGCCCAAAACGAACGCCACGGGCAGAACGCAGAAGCGGAAGTGAGGGCCGCCGCAGGTATTCTCCCCCCTTGTGGGCAGGGCTATCGCATATGAGCGATAAGAGAAGTGAGGAATTGGTCATCCCAGCCCGCCTTTTTGATTTTCCGGCGGATGGAGGCCTTGTCGGGGTGAGATCGCAAGAGGTTGAGAGCGATCTTGCGCAAGAAGGCAATGTTCTGAGGGCCGTTGTCCTTGCGGTTTCTGGCGGCGTCCTCGCGGAAGTGGACATCCAGAACCCAATGCAGTTTGTTTTCGATTTGCCAATGGGTTCTTACAACCTCGATCAGCGCGCTCGGCGACATGGTGGTGGAGAGCAGGAAGTAGCGGACATGGCTGGTCAAATGGCCGTTGGTATGACGGCTTGTGGTCTCGACGCAGCCGATGGCCTGCAGGCCCGGAAAGTTGATATCGTCGACAGCCACAACGCTGGCGCGGCGTGTCTCGGTGCGGTCATGGGCAGTCTCGGCTGCAATCTGGATGCTCTCGACGTGGTCGGCGTCCTCGATGCGGGCGAGCGCCTGGGCCAAGAGGCCGGGCTGGTTGGCCTTCAGTGCCAGAGCATAATCGCCGCCGGCAGCGAGGATGGCGCGGGCGGTGTCGGGCCGGCAATGCAGGGCATCGGCGGTGACGATAGAGCCCTCCAGTGCCAGCAGCGCGAGCGCATCGAGAGCCCCTTGCACCTCATTGCGGCCCGGCGCGAGCTTTTGGCCGATGACCAGACCGGGACCGGCAGCCCAGACATTGACGAAGTGGAGTGGCGTGGCCTTGGCGGCGCGCCGGTAGGCACCGCGCACCGCCTTGCCATCGATCGCTACCACCCCTTCGAGACCCTGCGCAAAGCTCGCCGTGAGACGGCGAAAGGCCGCGTCAAAGGCATCCGGATCGAGATGGCGGAAGACGGTGGAGAAGGTGTCATGGCTGGGAATGCCATAGGGCAGCGGCACGATTGTCTTCAGCCATTTCTTCTTGGCAACGCCGAAATCGGCCATATCGGTACAGCTTTCCGCACCGCAGACAATCGCCGCAACGGCAATGAACAGGATCGACGTCAACGGATGGCGCGCATTGCGACCGCGCGGATCGGGCAAATCTTCAAAGCAAGCGGCAAATCTACTCATCGAGACCTCCAAGTCAGCGGAGAACTCCAAGAATCGATTTGCCGCAACAAAACAACCGCTTATTTGCTAAATGCGATTCCCCTGCCCTTGTGGGGGAGATGGCCGGCAGGCCAGAGGGGGTCTGCTCTCCTGCTCGCCCATCAGGACTACATGACGCAGTCGTATGACCGCATCTTCGGAAATGCCGCAGGGTATCCTCGCGGCAAATTCATCTTCGGCGGCATCTAGAGTTTGGCGTTCAACCCCCTCTGGCCTGCCGGCCATCTCCCCACAAGGGGGGAGACGACAAGCGGCTTGACCTCACCTCCCGAACGATGCCGCATAATTGGAAGCGAGAGCCAGCCGGTTTCTCTCCGTGGCAACGGCTCCCGCCAGAGGAGCAGATATGTATATGCCTTAGCTTGTGGGGAGGGGTCCTGCGGAAGGCCGCGGTAAATCTCGGCCAACTAGCGCAGCAGCCTCAATGCGTTGATCGTCACCAGGACAGTCGCGCCGGTATCGGCGAGGATCGCCGGCCAGAGACCCGTCACGCCGGCGATCGTCGTCGCCAGGAACACGGCCTTGAGGCCGAGCGCGATCGCGATGTTCTGGTGAATGTTGCGCATCGTCACCCGCGACAGCTTCACCATCGCCGCGACATCCGAAACGCGGGCATGGAGGCTGGCGGCATCGGCCGTTTCCAGCGCCACATCGGTGCCGCCGCCAACAGCGATGCCGACATCCGCCGCCGCCAGAGCCGGCGCGTCGTTGATGCCGTCGCCGACCTTCGCCACCACGAGACCCTCGGCCCTGAGCCTGCTTACGATGCGCTGTTTGTCCTCCGGCAGAAGACCGGCATGCGCCTCGATGCCTCCGAGCCGGCCGGCGATCGCCTCGGCCGTCGCCCGGTTGTCGCCGGTGAGCATCACCACGCGCAAACCCTGATCGGCGAGCGCCCTCAGGCCCGCCGCGGCATCCGCACGCGGCTCGTCGCGCATGGCAAGCGCTCCGGCTGCCCTCCCGCCGACGACGAGCACGGAGACGGTCTTCCCCTCACCCTGCAGGGTTTCGATCCGAGCCAGGTCTTCCGCGGCCAGCGGCGCGCGCTCCCGGGCCGCCTCGGGCGAGCCGAGGAAAAGCTCGACGCCGTCTGCGGAGGCGGCAACACCCTTGCCGCCGATGGCCCTGGCGCCTTCGACGGGAAGTAGCGCCAAGCCATCGGCTTCGGCACGCGACAGGACGGCATGGGCCAGCGGATGGCTGGATCCCTGTTCGAGCGCAGCGGCGTAGCCGAGGATCTCCGCCTCCGATCTGCCGAAGCCGACGATGTCGGTCAGCTTCGGCCTGCCTTCGGTGAGCGTTCCGGTCTTGTCGAAGGCGACGGCTGTGATCCTGCCGAGATTTTCGAGGACGGCGCCGCCCTTGATCAGAAGACCGCGGCGTGCACCTGCCGAAAGGCTCGCGGCGATCGCGGCCGGCGTGGAGATGACGAGGGCGCAGGGGCAACCGATCAGGAGAAGCGCGAGCCCTTTATAAATCCAATCCTGCCACAGGCCGCCGAAGAAGAGCGGCGGGATGACCGCGACCAATGCCGCGACGAGCACCACGCCCGGCGTGTAATAGCGGGAGAAGCGATCGATGAAACGCTCCGTCGGCGCCTTCTTCTCCTGCGCCTCTTCGACAAGCCTGATGACGCGCGCGATGGTATTGTCGGCCGCCGCGGCGGTGACGCGCACCCGCAGCGCGCCGTCACCATTGACGGTTCCGGCAAAGACATTCGCGCCGGCTTCCTTCAGGACGGGCGTGCTCTCGCCGGTCACCGGCGCCTCGTCGACGCTGCTCTCGCCGGAGACGATGATGCCATCGGCCGGGAGCCGGTCGCCGGGACGGACGAGGACGATGGCGCCAGGGGCCAGGCTTTCGGCGGGAACCTCCACAGTCCTGCCGTTTTCTTCGAGGAGCGCCGATTTCGGCACGAGCGCCGTCAGCGCCTGTATGCTCGCCCGCGCCTTGCCCGCGGCAACGCCCTCCAGCAGTTCCCCGATCAGGAAGAGGAAGACGACCATGGCCGCTTCCTCGCCGGCGCCGATGAAGACGGCACCGGCGGCCGCAATGGTCATCAGCATCTCGATCGAGAAAAGTGTGCCGGAAAGTGCTGCCATGAGCGCACGTCTTGCGATCGGCAACAGGCCGACGAGCATGGCGAGGGTGAAAATCCAGGGCTCGGTGGCGGGAACGAACTGGCCGATCGCATAGGCTGAGGCAAGGGCAACGCCACAGGCGAGCGTGAGCTTGCCTTTTGCCGTTCGCCACCATGGCAACGGCGCCGTGAAACGGGAGGACGGCTTCGTGCTTGCCGGAAGGGCGGTTGAATGCCCGTGATCGTGACTCGCTTCGCCATGCGCAGAGCCCGCGGCATGGTCGTGGCCGCAGCAGGCGTGCTCGCTCTGAGCCGGCTGCCGTTCCGCCGCAACGTCAAGCGGCGAAAGACCGTAGCCGAGGACACCGACCTTCCGCATCACCTGCGCGCCGATATCGTCGCGCGCCGCATGCCGGACGGTCATGGTGCCGGCGGCCACCGAGACATTGACGTCCTCGACCCCTGCAACCCGCCTTACGGCCGTGTCGATCTTGGCAGCGCAGGATGCGCAATCCATCCCATCGACGCGAAATCTCGTTTCCCGAAATATGCCTGTCATTCCATGCTCCTTACGAAACCGGAAGCAGGCTAAGTCCTCTAGCGGCTAGAGGTTCAAGAGGGAAAATGTGCAGGTCAGACTTCCGACTTTGACGCGGTTAGCGCCTACTGCATGTTTCCTTTAATCGCTCGCGCATCGGCTGCGCCCCGTCGGTGAACAATTCCGGCATCAGATCAGCCAGGCGGACGATCTTGCCGGTACGCGAACTCTGAAGCGCCGCAATGCCGCAAAGGACCGACATGGCACCGGCCCGCGCGCCGGCGCGCTGTCCCAGCGGATCCTTCGCATCCGGCTCGAAGAGCGTATTCCGCAGCCGGTCGTCGCCGCCATAGTGCCCGCCGGGAAAATGCGGCACCGTGATCCGTTCCATCGCCGGCTTGCCCTTCGGAAAGTTGCGGACGAGCAGGATCTCGTCCTCGGGCGGCGTCTCCCAGGGCTGGTCCTCGTACTGGCGAAGCTCGATCCTGCCCTTCGTACCGTTGAAGGCGATGTGATGGCCTTCGATCGGCTGGAAGGTATTGAGCGAATAGGAGACGTGGACGTCGTTGCGGTAGCGGATATTCGCGACCATCGTGTCGGGGATGTCGATGTCCTCGCGGAAGACGCAGCCGTCGCGGAAATAGCTGTCGATTTCGGAAGGTTCCTCATAGAGCGAGTCGAGAAACGGATCGGCTTCGAGATCGAGGTAGAAGTCGCACTCGCTCTTGTGAGGACAGAGCTTGCAGCGCGGCCCGCGAAACGGTCCCCTGCGGCCGTACATCTGCAGGTCGGCAAAGGCGCTGACCGCCTCCGGATCGCTGTCGAGATACCAGTTCAGGAGATCGAAATGGTGTGTCGCCTTATGCACGAAGAGGCTGCCCGAGTGTTCCGCATAGGCGTGCCAGCGGCGGAAATAATCGGCGCCGTGGCGCGTATCGAGATACCAGTGGAAGTCGACCGAGGTGACGCGGCCGATCTCGCCGGCATTGAGGAGTTCCTTGATGCGCGCTGCGGTCGGCGCGAAGCGGTAGTTGAAGGAAACGTCCACCCGCCGCCCGGTCCGCTTCTCCGCGTCGAGAATGCGGCGGATCTTCTCGACCGTGGTCGACATCGGCTTTTCGGTGATGACGTCGGCGCCGGACTCCAATGCGCGCACGACGATATCGTCATGCGTGTCGTCCGGCGTGCAGACGATGACGAGATCGGGGCGCGTTTCGGCAAGCATCGCATCGACATTGCCGTAAACAGGCGCATTGGTGGCGATCATCGTGCGGGCGCGCTCGGCCCGCAGCGCGTTCGTATCGGCAATGGCGACGAGATCGACGAGGCCGCGCCAGCCGGCCAGCAGATCCCTGCCCCACATGGTTGTTCCGCGGTTGCCGGTGCCGACCAGCGCAAAGCGACGCTTGTTGTCCATCATACCCTCACGCAATCCCTGTCATATCTTGTAGGAGAAACATCCTGCCCCAGCATATCAGCAGCAATTCCGGTAGCGTTCCACGCAGGTCGCGATCACCTCGTCGGCCGGGCGCTTCCACCAGTTGTCTGCGGAGAATATCTCGACCTCCTGCGCCCCGTGGAAGCCGGCCGCCTCGATCCGGCGCCGGATGCCCTTGAGATCGATGACGCCGTCGCCCATCATGCCGCGATCCGTCAGCATGTCCTTCGTGGGCACGAGCCAATCGCAGATGTGGTGAGCGAGGATCGCCTTCATTTTGCCGGCCCGCGCGATCTGATTGGCCAGATCGGGGTCCCACCAGACGTGATAGACGTCGATCGCCACGCCGACGCCCGGACCAAGGGTCTCGCAGATGTCGAGAGCCTGGCCGAGCGTGTTCACGCAGGCGCGGTCGGCGGCATACATCGGATGCAGCGGCTCGATCGCAAGCGGCACGCCGGCCGCGCGCGCATGCGGCAGCACTGCCGCGATCCCTTCCACAACCATCCGGCGGGCCGCGTCGATGTTCTTCGAGCCGCCTGGCAGGCCGCCGGCGACCAGCACCAGACAGTCGGCGCCGAGCTCCGCTGCCTCGTCCACCGCGCGCCTGTTGTCATCGATCGCCTTCTCCCTGCCTGACGCGTCCGGCGCCGGAAAGAAGCCGCCGCGGCAGAGCCCGGTCAGCTTCAGCCCGTTGGCCCGGACGATACGCCCGGCCTCGCCGAGGCCGATCGCCGCCACCTGGTCGCGCCAGGGCGCGATCGCCGTGATGCCGTGCTTCAGACAGATATCCACGGCTTCGGCGAAGCCGCATTGCTCCCGGATCGTCGCCAGATTGATGGAAAGCCCCTCGACCTGCATATGTTCTCCTCCCGATTTCAGGATACCATCGCCACCCAGTCCGGCTCGACGGATGAGCCGAGGCCGACGGACCGCAAGACGGTGGAAAAAGTGATTTCGCCGCCCCGGATCGCCAGCCGCGCCCGCCCGGAACCGCTTTCGTAGAGATCGCCATGATGGGCGAGATAGGCGGCCTGCTCCGCCGCCGGGGCGCCGGCCATGCCGTCGACATAGTGGTGGCCGTTGCGTTCGACGTGGCCGGCGCCGACAAGCGCTGCCAGCACGAGGTCCTGCTGGAGCGCCAGGCCCGACTGCGTCGTCAGGTCCTCGGCGGACATGAAAGAGCGTGCGGCCCCGGCCTCGGCGTTCCACATCTCCACGCGAGCGCGGTTGACGAGTGCCCGGTAGAAGCCTTTGCAGGACTTCGAGGAGATGCCGGCATAACCGAGCGCGCGGGCACGGAGAAATGCGCCGATATCGCCATCGGACTCGTCGATTTCGAGCGGCATCCGCCCGGCGACCTCCGTGACCGGCCTCGACAGCGCCTCGGCGCGAACGATCGGCTGCTCGAAGAAGAGCGCCGAGGCGCGCAATTTTTCGAGACGCGGCTCTTCGGCGATCCGGTCGAGAAGATCGGCAACGGCATCGGCATTTTCGAACTGCTCGTTGCCGTCGAGCGTCACCCTATACGCATCGACGCGCTGGTCGAGGACCGCGGCGATGGCGAGCAGACGCCGGGTGTCCTCGGCCGGGCGGCCCGAAACCTTGATCTTGAAATAACGATGGCCATAGGCGGCGATCACCTCTTCCAGAGTCTGCGGCAGTCCGTCCTCCAGCCGCTGCCCGGGCGCTAGATCGGCCGCCGTCAACGCGTCGGCAAGGCCGATCGTGTGGCGAACGGCCAGCCTCGGGCCAGGTTCGAGGCGCGAAAGGAACCGCGCAAGGTCGAAGCCTTCCAGATCGGGCGCGGTGGCGCCGGTGATGCCCGGCAGGTTGGCTCTGACCGCCCCGGCGGCGCTTGCTCCGGTCATGCGGCACAGCGCATCGAGGATAGCGCGGTCAAGAAGCGCCAGGCCGTAGGAGGCGACAAGGGCTGGCAGACCATGCCCGGCTGCCGCCCGGTGGTGATCACCCTCGGCAGCCGCATGCAGGCCAAAGGGGGTCTGCGCCTGCAGCGATGTCAGTCCTTCGATCGCCAGCCGCAGGGAGGCACGAAGCTGCTCGACATTATCCTCCGGCGAAAGGCCCGGGTTCTTGTCGAACCATTTCGGCATCATCATCTCGGCCGACCAGCCGATGGCGGACCGGCCGCGCGCATCCTCGACCCGCACCCGGACGAAGGCCTGCGGCGCGGTCGCAACGCGCGCCGATCCGAAGCGGAAGGGGAAACGGAATTCGACCGGCCGCTCGAAAACCTCCGCTTCGGCCAGCCTGACGCGCGGGGCTTCCGTCATCGCAAAGGCCTCACTCGACGCCGTGCATGGCGAGCACGCGCCGCATGCGCGCGGTCGCAAGCTCCGGATCGGCGAGGGCCCCGGCCTTGTCCGCCAGGCGGAAAAGCTCGGCGAGATGGACGAGCGATCGGGCGCTCTGCTGCCCTCCGATCATGACGAAATGGTCCTGTAGACCGTTCAGATAGGCGAGGAAGACGACGCCGGTCTTGTAGAAACGCGTCGGGGCCTTGAAGATGTGGCGCGACAGCGGCACCGTCGGCTCCAGCAATTCGAAGAATTCGCCGTTCCGCCCGCTACCCAGCGCTTCCAGCGCCGCCGAAGCCACCGGCGCGATAGCGTCGAAGATGCCGAGCAGCGCGTCCGAATGCCCTTCCTCGTCGCCGGCGATGAGCTCGGCATAATTGAAGTCGTCGCCGGTATACATGCGCACGCCTTTCGGCAGTTGCCGCCGCATCACGATCTCCTTCTCCTTGGAAAGGAGCGAAATCTTGATGCCGTCGACCTTGGCGGCGTGCGCCTCGAGGACGTCGAGGCAGGTCTTCATCGCCGCCATGTGGTCGGCATTGCCCCAATAGCCTTCGAGCGCCGGATCGAACATCTCGCCGAGCCAATGGATGATCACCGGCTCCTTCACCTGGGAGAGAACGCGGTCGTAGACGCGGATATAGTCCTCCGGGCCCTTTGCCGCGGCGGCAAGCGCCCGGCTCGCCATCAGGATGATCCGGCCTCCTTCTGCCTCGATCGCCTCGATCTGGCTCTCATAGGCCGCGAGAATATCGTCGATCGACACGTCCGGCCCCGGCGCCAGATGGTCGGTGCCGGCGCCGCAGGCGATCAGCGCGTCCGGGCGGCCGCGCGCTTCGGCAAGCGAGCGGCGGATGAGTTCGCGCGCTTCCGGCCAGCCGAGGCCCATGCCGCGCTGGGCTGTATCCATCGACTCGGCGACGCCGAGACCGAGATCCCAGAGGCGGTGACGAAAGGCGAGCGTGCGCTCCCAGTCGATCGCCGGCGCCAGCCAGGGATCGTTGTCGGCGAGCGGGTCGGCGACCACATGGGCGGCGGCGAAGGCGACCCTGGAAAAGGCCTTGGCATCGCGGCTGTTGAACGGCACCGGCCGGCCCGTAAGGTCGTAGCGGGCAAGCCTGCCTTCGATTGGAAGATCGATGCTGACCATGGCTCAGAGCTCCAATTCCGGAACGTCGAGCCAGCGGCGCTCCGCCCAGGATTTGAGGCCGAGTTCCGCAAGCTGCACGCCCTTGGCGCCGGCCTCGAGCCCGTGGGGCCAGGGACCGTCCTCCGCCACGTGGCGCAGGAACATTTCCCACTGCGCCTTGAAGCCGTTGTCGAAGGCCTGCGTATCCGGCACCTCGTCCCAGGTCCTGTAGAAATCGATCGTCTGCGGCTGATCGGGATTCCAGACCGGTTTCGGGGTATTGACGCGGTGCTGCGTCCAGCACTTCGTGAGCCCGGCGACAGCGGAACCATGGGTTCCGTCGACCTGAAACGTCACCAGATCGTCGCGCCGCACGCGCACCGCCCAGGAGGAATTGATATGCGCGACGATGCCGCCCTCGAGTTCGAAGGTGGCGTAGGCCGCGTCGTCGGTGTCGCAGTCGTAGGCGCGACCCTGTTCGTCGATGCGGCTTGGGATATGGGTCGCGCCGAGGCAGGAGACCGCCTTCACTTCCCCGAAGAGATTGTCGAGCACGTAGCGCCAGTGGCAGAGCATGTCGAGGATGATGCCGCCGCCGTCCTTTTTCCGGTAGTTCCATGAGGGCCGCTGGGCCGGAACGCCCCAATCGCCTTCGAACACCCAGTAGCCGAACTCGCCACGCACCGAGAGGATCTTGCCGAAGAAGCCTGAATCCCTCAGCAGGGCCAGTTTGCGAAGGCCGGGCAGGAACAGCTTGTCCTGAACGACCCCATGCTTGAGCCCGGAGGCGCGCGCCTTCCGCGCCAGTTTGACCGCCGTCCTCAGATCATCGGAGATCGGCTTCTCGCAATAGACGTGCTTGCCGGCGTCGAGCGCGCGGCCGATGAGCTCGGCACGCATCAGCGTCGTGCCGGCATCGAAGAAGATCTGGTCGTTCGGATCGGCAAGCGCCGCGTCGAGATCGGTCGACCAGCGGGCAATATCATGGCGCTTGGCCAATTGCTCCATCTTGTCGCGATTGCGGCCGACGATGATCGGATCGATCTCCAGCCTTTCGCCCGACTGGAGCGTGATCCCGCCCCGATCACGGATGGCCAGGATCGAACGCACCAGGTGCTGGTTGTATCCCATGCGGCCGGTGACACCGTGCAATATTATACCCAAACGCGGCATGCCGTTCCTCCCTGAGAGGCCCGTGAGGGGAAGAACCAGCCCTCCCAAGCCAGTAACTAATCGGTTACTTTGTGGCAGAGGAGAATCACACTTGTCAACAAAAAAAACGACATGTGCCTGGATCAGCGCCGGATCGATGCCAGCGTGACATGGACGATATGGCGCTGCCAGACGTCGAGATTGCTCTT
It encodes:
- a CDS encoding ABC transporter permease, with amino-acid sequence MSTPYAKLPGWVEYGLIPLINLAVAFLVAGLVVLLVGENPLEAAYHLINGAFGRGEYIGFTLYYATTFIFTGLAVAVAFHAGLFNIGGEGQAYVGGIGVALACLWLDQTMPWYVVFPLAIVGSAFFGALWAFLPGWLQAKRGSHIVITTIMFNFIASSLMVYLLTRVLKPLGSMAPQTRTFAEGGQLPKLDWLLSIFGLNIGTAPFNISFLLALAAAFAVWVLIWRTRLGYEMRTMGHSPSAARYAGISESRITVVAMMISGGLAGMMALNPIMGEQFRMQLDFVQGAGFVGIAVALMGRSHPGGIIPAAILFGVLYQGGAEIAFEMPSISRDMIVIIQGLVILFAGALENMFRPAITRAFSARGQRAAAVVQTKEA
- a CDS encoding ABC transporter ATP-binding protein encodes the protein MNNIAIELRGIDKSFGLVHANRNINLRVRKGTIHGIIGENGAGKSTLMSILYGFYQADNGEILVDGKPVSIRDANAAISVGIGMVHQHFMLVENFTVLENVMLGAEDSQILNKGIAKARQELKRLEKEYALEVNPDALIEELPVGLQQRVEILKALYRRADILILDEPTGVLTPAEADHLFRILGQLKAQGKTIILITHKLREIMAITDEVSVMRRGEMVATRTTRETSVEELAELMVGRRVLLRVEKGESNPGDVKLAVQGLTVKDSRGVTMVDNVSFDVRAGEIVGIAGVAGNGQSELLEAIAGIRKAASGTVLLNGRPVDVTGNADAAELRGRGLAHVPEDRHHVGLVLKFEECENAILGYHHDPRFANGMFLNIDAIRKDAEEKIAKYDIRPPNARLRTANFSGGNQQKVVLAREMERDPDVLIIGQPTRGVDVGAIEFIHKRIIEMRDQGKAVLLVSVELDEIRSLSDRILVMFAGRVVGERSPEATEGELGLLMAGVEGRKEAAE
- a CDS encoding ISAs1-like element ISRm21 family transposase — its product is MSRFAACFEDLPDPRGRNARHPLTSILFIAVAAIVCGAESCTDMADFGVAKKKWLKTIVPLPYGIPSHDTFSTVFRHLDPDAFDAAFRRLTASFAQGLEGVVAIDGKAVRGAYRRAAKATPLHFVNVWAAGPGLVIGQKLAPGRNEVQGALDALALLALEGSIVTADALHCRPDTARAILAAGGDYALALKANQPGLLAQALARIEDADHVESIQIAAETAHDRTETRRASVVAVDDINFPGLQAIGCVETTSRHTNGHLTSHVRYFLLSTTMSPSALIEVVRTHWQIENKLHWVLDVHFREDAARNRKDNGPQNIAFLRKIALNLLRSHPDKASIRRKIKKAGWDDQFLTSLIAHMR
- a CDS encoding heavy metal translocating P-type ATPase — its product is MTGIFRETRFRVDGMDCASCAAKIDTAVRRVAGVEDVNVSVAAGTMTVRHAARDDIGAQVMRKVGVLGYGLSPLDVAAERQPAQSEHACCGHDHAAGSAHGEASHDHGHSTALPASTKPSSRFTAPLPWWRTAKGKLTLACGVALASAYAIGQFVPATEPWIFTLAMLVGLLPIARRALMAALSGTLFSIEMLMTIAAAGAVFIGAGEEAAMVVFLFLIGELLEGVAAGKARASIQALTALVPKSALLEENGRTVEVPAESLAPGAIVLVRPGDRLPADGIIVSGESSVDEAPVTGESTPVLKEAGANVFAGTVNGDGALRVRVTAAAADNTIARVIRLVEEAQEKKAPTERFIDRFSRYYTPGVVLVAALVAVIPPLFFGGLWQDWIYKGLALLLIGCPCALVISTPAAIAASLSAGARRGLLIKGGAVLENLGRITAVAFDKTGTLTEGRPKLTDIVGFGRSEAEILGYAAALEQGSSHPLAHAVLSRAEADGLALLPVEGARAIGGKGVAASADGVELFLGSPEAARERAPLAAEDLARIETLQGEGKTVSVLVVGGRAAGALAMRDEPRADAAAGLRALADQGLRVVMLTGDNRATAEAIAGRLGGIEAHAGLLPEDKQRIVSRLRAEGLVVAKVGDGINDAPALAAADVGIAVGGGTDVALETADAASLHARVSDVAAMVKLSRVTMRNIHQNIAIALGLKAVFLATTIAGVTGLWPAILADTGATVLVTINALRLLR
- a CDS encoding Gfo/Idh/MocA family protein, which codes for MDNKRRFALVGTGNRGTTMWGRDLLAGWRGLVDLVAIADTNALRAERARTMIATNAPVYGNVDAMLAETRPDLVIVCTPDDTHDDIVVRALESGADVITEKPMSTTVEKIRRILDAEKRTGRRVDVSFNYRFAPTAARIKELLNAGEIGRVTSVDFHWYLDTRHGADYFRRWHAYAEHSGSLFVHKATHHFDLLNWYLDSDPEAVSAFADLQMYGRRGPFRGPRCKLCPHKSECDFYLDLEADPFLDSLYEEPSEIDSYFRDGCVFREDIDIPDTMVANIRYRNDVHVSYSLNTFQPIEGHHIAFNGTKGRIELRQYEDQPWETPPEDEILLVRNFPKGKPAMERITVPHFPGGHYGGDDRLRNTLFEPDAKDPLGQRAGARAGAMSVLCGIAALQSSRTGKIVRLADLMPELFTDGAQPMRERLKETCSRR